A part of Pantoea vagans genomic DNA contains:
- the xdhA gene encoding xanthine dehydrogenase small subunit: MIQFLLNNQLVSEDALDPNLTVLNYLRTRQHRPGTKEGCASGDCGACSVTLGKAVEGEMQYETVNSCLTLVSALQGKQLITVEDLRHGRALHPAQQAMVDCHGSQCGFCTPGFVMSLFSLQKKAAGWDRHQAETALAGNLCRCTGYRPIMAAAEQLCSQPVNDQFDHSAASTVQRLEALATPEMQEIGDKGHRCFLPKTPSQLAAIYQAHPDAKLIAGGTDLSLQITQQHKKIPLLIALEQVAALKVCSEFDDHYLLGAGASLQQVSEFLDSRIPGVSEMLQRFASLQIRLQGTLGGNIGNASPIGDASPVLLALNSSLLLQRGEQQRSLPLDQFFTGYRQTQLEKGEFIRAIRIDKVTVSPDFVAWKVSKRLDDDISAVFAAFNLQMEQGIVSSARIAFGGMAATPQRARHCEAALAGQPLNAVTVSRAAAALAEDFQPLSDFRASSDYRLQVARNMLRRYWHRHNGEITCLEVSRYVS, from the coding sequence ATGATCCAGTTTCTGTTAAACAATCAGCTGGTCAGCGAAGACGCGCTCGACCCGAATCTTACCGTGCTTAACTATCTGCGCACCCGTCAGCATCGGCCTGGCACCAAAGAGGGCTGTGCCTCCGGCGACTGCGGTGCCTGCAGCGTCACGCTGGGCAAAGCTGTTGAGGGAGAGATGCAGTATGAAACGGTCAACAGCTGCCTGACGCTGGTCTCCGCCTTACAGGGCAAGCAGCTGATCACGGTTGAGGATCTGCGTCACGGTCGCGCACTGCATCCGGCGCAGCAGGCGATGGTTGACTGCCACGGTTCACAATGCGGGTTCTGTACGCCAGGCTTTGTGATGTCGCTGTTCAGCCTGCAAAAAAAGGCAGCGGGCTGGGATCGGCATCAGGCGGAAACCGCACTGGCGGGCAATCTCTGCCGCTGCACCGGCTACCGGCCAATCATGGCTGCCGCTGAACAGCTCTGCTCGCAGCCGGTCAATGATCAGTTCGATCACAGTGCTGCCAGCACCGTACAGCGGCTCGAGGCGCTGGCCACCCCGGAAATGCAGGAAATAGGCGATAAGGGTCATCGCTGTTTTCTGCCCAAAACCCCGTCTCAGCTGGCGGCAATCTATCAGGCGCATCCCGACGCGAAGCTGATTGCGGGTGGCACCGATCTCAGCCTGCAGATCACCCAGCAGCATAAAAAAATACCGCTGCTGATTGCACTGGAGCAGGTTGCTGCGCTCAAAGTCTGCAGCGAATTTGATGACCACTACCTGCTGGGTGCAGGCGCCTCGCTGCAGCAGGTCAGCGAGTTTCTTGACAGCCGCATTCCCGGCGTCAGTGAAATGCTGCAGCGCTTTGCTTCACTGCAAATCCGTTTACAGGGGACACTCGGCGGCAACATCGGTAACGCTTCTCCTATAGGCGATGCTTCGCCGGTGCTGCTGGCCCTCAATTCCAGCTTGCTGCTGCAGCGCGGTGAGCAGCAGCGCAGCCTGCCGCTTGACCAGTTCTTTACCGGCTATCGCCAGACGCAGCTGGAAAAAGGGGAGTTTATCCGCGCCATTCGTATCGATAAAGTGACAGTGTCACCTGATTTTGTCGCATGGAAAGTTTCAAAGCGGCTGGATGATGATATCTCTGCCGTGTTCGCTGCCTTTAACCTGCAAATGGAACAGGGCATTGTCAGTTCCGCCCGTATCGCCTTTGGCGGCATGGCAGCCACACCGCAACGCGCCCGGCACTGTGAAGCGGCGCTGGCCGGTCAGCCGCTGAATGCCGTGACGGTGTCACGGGCAGCCGCTGCGCTGGCTGAAGATTTCCAGCCGCTTTCTGATTTCCGCGCCAGCAGTGACTACCGCCTTCAGGTGGCACGCAACATGCTTCGCCGCTACTGGCATCGCCATAACGGCGAAATAACCTGTCTTGAGGTCTCCCGCTATGTCTCATAA
- the xdhB gene encoding xanthine dehydrogenase molybdopterin binding subunit: MSHNRPELNEEVIKAQYAADLQSGVGHSHRHESAEKHVSGEARFIDDKPELPGLLHLCPRLSEHAHARILRIDVQPCYAVPGVVSVLTWQDVPGINDVGPLEPGDPLLAHDKVEYLGQIVIAVAAESPDAARLGAAAAVIEYEVLEPLLDVEQALAQGSFVQEPHIHQRGDVDAALARAPHRVSGSFHIGGQEHFYLETQTAMVIPGEDQQLQVFSSTQNPTEVQKLVAEVMGISLNLVTIDMRRMGGGFGGKETQAAGVACLCSIVARQTGRAAKMRLSRRDDMRVTGKRHPFFVRYDAGVEEDGRLCGIKIDLAGNCGYSLDLSGSIVDRAMFHADNAYYLGDARVTGYRCRTNTASNTAYRGFGGPQGMVAIEQIMDHIARDRGLDPLALRKRNYYGKQDRNITHYHQQVEDNLLDEITEQLELSSDYQTRRAEITAFNARSPLLKRGLALTPVKFGISFTSSFLNQAGALILIYTDGTVQLNHGGTEMGQGLNTKVIQIVAEVLQIETDKIQITPTDTGKVPNTSPTAASSGADLNGKAAQNAAEILRDRMTAMLCKLHQCDASAVSFRNGVVRAGEKHYTFAEVAKLAWLNQVPLSATGYYRVPGIHYDRLAGRGTPFYYYAFGAACCEVVIDTLTGESRLLRADILHDVGASLNPAIDIGQVEGGFVQGVGWLTCEELVWSDKGQLLTDGPASYKIPAISDVPADLRVTLVENRKNPKDTVFHSKAVGEPPFMLGIAAWCALQDAVASVNDYRQHPGLDAPATPERIFWGVQRLTGAIDDLS; encoded by the coding sequence ATGTCTCATAACCGTCCTGAACTCAACGAAGAGGTGATTAAGGCGCAGTATGCCGCGGATTTACAGAGCGGCGTGGGTCACAGTCACCGTCATGAGAGCGCGGAAAAACATGTCTCCGGCGAGGCGCGTTTTATCGACGACAAGCCTGAACTGCCGGGTCTGCTGCACCTCTGTCCGCGCCTGAGTGAACATGCGCATGCGCGCATCCTGCGCATAGATGTGCAGCCCTGTTATGCCGTGCCTGGCGTTGTCAGCGTCTTAACCTGGCAGGATGTGCCGGGCATTAATGATGTTGGCCCGCTGGAGCCGGGCGATCCGCTGCTGGCCCATGACAAGGTGGAGTATCTGGGGCAGATCGTGATCGCCGTGGCGGCGGAATCGCCGGACGCTGCACGTCTTGGCGCAGCCGCGGCGGTGATTGAGTATGAGGTGCTGGAACCGCTGCTGGATGTGGAGCAGGCGCTGGCGCAGGGCAGCTTTGTGCAGGAACCGCACATCCATCAGCGCGGTGACGTGGACGCGGCACTGGCGCGTGCGCCGCATCGGGTCAGCGGATCGTTTCATATCGGCGGGCAGGAGCATTTCTATCTGGAAACCCAGACGGCGATGGTCATTCCTGGAGAAGATCAGCAGTTGCAGGTTTTCTCCTCGACTCAGAACCCCACCGAAGTGCAGAAGCTGGTGGCGGAAGTGATGGGCATCAGCCTGAATCTGGTGACCATCGATATGCGCCGGATGGGCGGCGGCTTTGGCGGCAAAGAGACGCAGGCAGCGGGTGTTGCCTGCCTCTGCTCTATCGTGGCGCGCCAGACCGGGCGGGCGGCGAAGATGCGACTTTCACGCCGCGACGATATGCGCGTGACCGGCAAACGGCATCCATTCTTTGTGCGCTACGACGCAGGCGTGGAAGAGGACGGGCGTCTGTGCGGCATCAAAATCGATCTGGCCGGTAACTGCGGCTATTCGCTGGATCTGAGTGGATCCATTGTCGATCGTGCCATGTTCCACGCCGATAACGCTTATTACCTCGGCGATGCGCGGGTAACCGGCTACCGCTGCCGCACCAACACGGCCTCGAACACCGCCTATCGCGGTTTTGGCGGGCCGCAGGGCATGGTGGCGATTGAACAGATCATGGATCATATCGCCCGAGACCGTGGACTGGATCCGCTGGCGCTGCGCAAGCGCAACTATTACGGCAAGCAGGATCGCAACATCACCCATTACCACCAGCAGGTAGAGGACAATCTGCTGGATGAGATCACTGAACAGCTGGAGCTGAGCAGCGACTATCAGACGCGCCGCGCGGAAATCACAGCGTTTAACGCCCGCAGTCCGCTGCTGAAACGCGGTCTGGCGCTGACGCCGGTGAAATTCGGCATCTCCTTTACCTCCAGCTTCCTCAATCAGGCGGGCGCGCTGATCCTGATCTACACCGATGGCACGGTGCAGCTTAACCACGGCGGCACCGAAATGGGCCAGGGCCTCAACACCAAGGTGATTCAGATTGTCGCCGAAGTGCTCCAGATTGAGACCGATAAAATCCAGATCACCCCCACCGACACCGGCAAAGTGCCCAACACCTCGCCGACGGCGGCCTCCAGCGGCGCTGATCTCAACGGTAAAGCGGCGCAGAATGCCGCGGAAATCCTGCGCGACCGCATGACCGCCATGCTCTGTAAGCTGCATCAGTGCGATGCGTCAGCGGTGAGCTTCCGCAACGGCGTGGTGCGCGCTGGTGAAAAGCATTACACCTTTGCCGAGGTAGCGAAGCTGGCCTGGCTCAATCAGGTGCCGCTCTCCGCCACCGGCTACTATCGCGTGCCGGGCATTCATTATGACAGGCTGGCCGGGCGCGGTACCCCGTTCTATTACTACGCCTTCGGGGCAGCCTGCTGCGAGGTGGTGATCGATACCTTAACCGGCGAATCCCGCCTGCTACGTGCCGATATCCTGCATGACGTCGGCGCCTCGCTGAACCCGGCTATCGATATCGGCCAGGTTGAAGGGGGCTTTGTCCAGGGCGTCGGCTGGCTCACCTGCGAAGAGCTGGTGTGGAGTGATAAAGGACAGCTGCTGACCGATGGTCCGGCGAGCTACAAAATTCCTGCCATCAGCGATGTCCCGGCTGATCTGCGGGTGACGCTGGTGGAAAACCGCAAAAATCCCAAAGACACGGTGTTCCACTCCAAGGCCGTGGGCGAACCGCCGTTTATGTTAGGGATAGCCGCCTGGTGCGCACTGCAGGATGCGGTCGCCAGCGTTAACGATTACCGTCAGCACCCGGGGCTGGATGCGCCTGCTACGCCGGAGCGGATCTTCTGGGGCGTACAGCGCCTGACGGGAGCCATTGATGATCTATCATGA